The following are from one region of the Littorina saxatilis isolate snail1 linkage group LG2, US_GU_Lsax_2.0, whole genome shotgun sequence genome:
- the LOC138959617 gene encoding arf-GAP with dual PH domain-containing protein 1-like, producing the protein MAERCRAELAVLMREDGNNECADCGEADPDWASVTFGVFLCQSCAGIHRGLSTQSRVKSVRLDNWDRDQVGVMVGMGNKKAKEQFEMHVPLFYRKPRKIDVEVLKKEWILAKYEREEFTDPDRQTAYNCSSKEGMLWKLGRDRKQFQLRKFALSRAENKFSYFINEDSKQKPQQPKAEADLDHMNAVFVPEKIGNPYGLQITFIKNGSTRSLFVYSESSKDIVDWYNCIRAAKWERRRIAFPDRDLHQLAEDLTKDFILEGWLSKMGPKNEPFKRRWFTLDRRKLMYFEEPLNAFPKGEVFIGHRDAGYSVSLGSPEGDRSSNSHNNYCFTLHTHERNFILRAETQDDMDKWNTALNQVIDLPLTPQDSKLASMLVPKKASNSFRIIRR; encoded by the exons ACCCTGACTGGGCGTCAGTGACGTTTGGCGTATTCCTTTGCCAGTCATGTGCAGGGATTCACCGCGGACTGAGCACACAGAGCAGAGTCAAGTCCGTCAGGCTGGACAACTGGGACAGAGACCAAGTCGGG GTGATGGTTGGGATGGGAAACAAAAAGGCAAAGGAACAGTTTGAAATGCATGTTCCTCTTTTCTACAGAAAGCCCAGGAAAATTGATGTTGA GGTGCTAAAGAAAGAGTGGATCCTGGCCAAGTATGAGAGAGAAGAGTTCACAGATCCTGACAGACAGACCGCGTACAACTGCTCATCTAAGGAAGGAATGCTGTGGAAGCTTGGCCGAGATCGCAAACAGTTTCAGCTCAGGAAGTTTGCGCTTTCAAGGGCAGAAAACAAGTTTTCCTATTTCATAAATGAGGACAGCAAGCAG AAACCTCAGCAGCCGAAAGCAGAGGCAGATCTTGATCACATGAATGCAGTGTTCGTGCCAGAGAAGATCGGCAACCCTTATGGTCTTCAGATCACCTTCATCAAGAATGGATCCACACGCAGTCTCTTTGTGTACTCTGAAAGCTCTAAA GACATTGTGGACTGGTATAACTGTATACGGGCAGCAAAATGGGAGAGGCGGAGGATAGCATTCCCTGATAGAGACCTGCACCAG CTGGCAGAGGACCTGACAAAGGACTTTATTCTGGAGGGTTGGCTGAGTAAGATGGGGCCGAAAAATGAGCCGTTCAAAAGGCGCTGGTTCACATTGGACCGAAGAAAGCTTATGTACTTTGAGGAACCTTTG AATGCATTCCCTAAGGGAGAAGTGTTCATTGGGCATCGCGATGCGGGTTATTCGGTCAGCCTAGGGTCGCCAGAGGGTGACCGTAGTTCCAACAGTCACAACAACTACTGCTTCACGCTTCACACGCATGAGCGCAACTTCATCCTTCGCGCAGAGACGCAGGATGACATGGATAAGTGGAACACTGCCCTCAACCAAGTGATTGATCTTCCGTTAACACCTCAAGACAGTAAAT TGGCATCAATGTTGGTCCCAAAAAAGGCCTCCAATTCTTTCCGCATCATTCGCAGATAG